One window from the genome of Tolypothrix sp. NIES-4075 encodes:
- a CDS encoding transposase: MPYSSSLTDKEWEIIEPLLPKKKTTKPPTWSKREILDGVLYQLKNGCNWCDLPKDLPPYSTVFWHLHSVASRGRN, encoded by the coding sequence ATGCCGTATTCAAGCAGTTTGACAGATAAAGAGTGGGAGATTATTGAACCCCTGTTACCCAAAAAGAAAACAACTAAACCCCCAACATGGAGCAAGAGAGAAATCTTAGATGGGGTGTTGTATCAACTGAAGAATGGTTGTAATTGGTGTGACTTACCCAAGGATTTACCGCCTTACTCAACAGTATTTTGGCACTTGCATTCAGTGGCGAGCAGAGGGCGTAATTGA